A genomic region of Elaeis guineensis isolate ETL-2024a chromosome 9, EG11, whole genome shotgun sequence contains the following coding sequences:
- the LOC105051933 gene encoding LOW QUALITY PROTEIN: uncharacterized protein (The sequence of the model RefSeq protein was modified relative to this genomic sequence to represent the inferred CDS: inserted 1 base in 1 codon; deleted 2 bases in 1 codon), whose product MGCSPALKGGRLYLEMQTSETRHMGIQTSVRANLXFHYHPFLFTNNHPLSLSLSSSNISSLPLASSMNVYGEELPTCYFHPRQIVVGICSLCLRERLLILAAKEGHQHQAKDTHRSLQVLKGKLTIHLPRFYVLSSILRFRHRRTNDSFNEGSFTSQDSFMSIRFDDDQHGPEDHEISSVKASSKLFDSTPSHQAMPIRHQEGGSAVEYAKQPGIPRWRKRIGRLFKLARWKMATG is encoded by the exons ATGGGATGCTCTCCAGCTTTGAAAGGTGGGCGACTTTACCTGGAGATGCAAACAAGTGAAACCCGGCACATGGGCATACAAACAAGCGTACGTGCCAACC GCTTTCACTACCATCCTTTTCTTTTTACCAacaaccatcctctctctctctctctctcttcctccaatATT TCATCTCTTCCTCTAGCTAGCAGCATGAATGTCTATGGAGAAGAACTCCCAACCTGCTATTTCCACCCAAGGCAAATCGTTGTGGGGATTTGTTCCCTTTGCCTGAGAGAGAGGCTCCTGATCTTGGCCGCAAAAGAAGGCCACCAACACCAGGCCAAAGACACCCACAGATCTCTCCAAGTTCTCAAAGGGAAACTCACCATTCATCTTCCTAGATTCTATGTTCTGAGCTCAATCCTCAGATTCCGGCATCGGAGAACAAACGACAGTTTCAACGAAGGCTCCTTCACCAGTCAAG ATTCATTCATGTCCATCAGGTTCGACGATGACCAGCATGGACCTGAGGATCATGAAATATCGAGCGTGAAGGCTTCTTCCAAGCTTTTCGACTCCACCCCCAGCCACCAGGCCATGCCAATCCGGCACCAGGAAGGAGGAAGTGCGGTGGAGTATGCGAAACAACCTGGTATACCAAGGTGGCGCAAGCGGATTGGCCGCCTGTTCAAGCTTGCGAGGTGGAAGATGGCGACTGGTTAG